A section of the Acidobacterium capsulatum ATCC 51196 genome encodes:
- a CDS encoding TetR/AcrR family transcriptional regulator, translating into MRILEAAKEAFTRHGAQASLDEIAKQAGVGAGTLYRHFPSREELLKEVYRTEMGKLADAEHRLAAELPPVEALRAWLLLFVEAIAAKQVIAPVLKELVGNPKEVFEDSFLRLRRAAESLVARAVRSGELRRDVEPNDLLRALVGVAYVEAGPDWQASARRLVDLLIGGARR; encoded by the coding sequence ATGCGCATTCTGGAAGCTGCGAAGGAAGCCTTCACGCGGCATGGCGCGCAGGCCAGCCTGGATGAGATTGCGAAGCAGGCGGGGGTGGGAGCGGGAACGCTGTACCGGCACTTCCCTTCTCGCGAAGAACTGCTGAAAGAGGTTTACCGGACGGAGATGGGAAAGCTGGCCGATGCGGAGCACAGGCTGGCTGCGGAGCTGCCTCCGGTGGAGGCACTGCGGGCGTGGCTGCTGCTGTTTGTGGAGGCGATTGCGGCGAAGCAGGTGATTGCTCCGGTGCTGAAGGAACTGGTGGGCAATCCCAAAGAAGTTTTTGAGGATTCCTTCCTTCGCTTGCGACGGGCGGCGGAGTCACTGGTGGCGCGGGCGGTGCGCAGCGGAGAGCTGCGCCGCGATGTGGAACCGAATGATTTGCTGCGGGCGCTGGTGGGCGTGGCCTATGTGGAGGCGGGGCCGGACTGGCAGGCGAGCGCGCGGCGGCTGGTGGATCTTTTAATCGGCGGGGCGCGCCGCTGA